A genomic window from Brachyspira sp. SAP_772 includes:
- the pyrB gene encoding aspartate carbamoyltransferase, whose translation MKNFIGIKEMSKEEILEVLDVAKKLDNTPNMERRKIMDGMIMTSLFFEPSTRTRLSFNSAAYKMGLDVIGFDNPDVSSIKKGESLRDTIIMVSAYSDVIVMRHSIDGAAKFAEEVTDCPIINAGDGSNEHPSQTLLDLYTLREEFGGIENKKIAFVGDTKYGRTVHSLSKALKMFNGEFYYISPDIIQIPDYILKELDDAGIKYHKGSNYEEILKEIDCLYMTRIQRERFENIEDYEKVKHAFNISKSTIVGKCREDMIIMHPLPRVDEISIDLDDTKYAKYFIQAKNGIPIRMAMLALSIGVIESSAKKKEKDYELIENKEIVCQNKKCVTHFEETKNKVARRNYGDFCYYCNKEIRK comes from the coding sequence ATGAAAAATTTTATAGGTATTAAAGAAATGTCAAAAGAAGAGATTTTGGAAGTATTAGATGTTGCTAAAAAGTTAGACAATACTCCAAATATGGAAAGAAGAAAAATAATGGATGGAATGATAATGACAAGCCTTTTCTTTGAGCCTTCAACAAGAACTAGACTTTCTTTTAATTCGGCAGCATATAAAATGGGATTAGATGTTATAGGTTTTGACAACCCTGATGTTTCTTCTATAAAAAAAGGAGAATCTTTAAGAGATACTATAATAATGGTTTCTGCATATTCTGATGTAATAGTTATGAGACATTCTATAGATGGAGCTGCTAAGTTTGCTGAAGAAGTTACTGACTGCCCTATAATTAATGCTGGAGATGGTTCTAATGAACATCCTAGTCAAACATTACTTGATTTATATACTTTAAGAGAGGAATTCGGAGGCATTGAAAATAAAAAAATAGCATTCGTTGGAGATACCAAATACGGAAGAACTGTTCATTCTCTTTCTAAGGCATTAAAAATGTTTAATGGAGAGTTTTATTATATTTCTCCTGATATTATTCAAATTCCTGATTACATATTAAAAGAGTTAGATGATGCAGGAATTAAATATCATAAAGGCAGTAATTACGAAGAAATATTAAAAGAAATTGATTGTTTATATATGACAAGAATACAAAGAGAACGTTTTGAAAATATAGAAGATTATGAGAAAGTAAAACATGCTTTTAATATTTCAAAATCCACAATAGTAGGAAAATGTAGAGAAGATATGATTATAATGCATCCGCTTCCAAGAGTTGATGAAATTAGTATTGATTTAGATGATACAAAATATGCTAAATATTTCATACAAGCTAAAAATGGTATACCTATAAGAATGGCTATGTTAGCTTTATCTATAGGTGTAATAGAAAGCAGTGCTAAGAAAAAAGAAAAAGATTATGAGTTAATAGAAAATAAAGAAATTGTTTGTCAAAATAAAAAATGTGTTACTCATTTTGAAGAGACAAAAAATAAAGTCGCTAGAAGAAATTATGGAGATTTTTGTTATTATTGTAATAAAGAGATAAGAAAATGA
- a CDS encoding dihydroorotase family protein, with protein sequence MIIKNAKIENNIVSIIIENEKIKKIDFDNNFEIYKDSNIVDANYNYVLCGIIDPHAHMRDPGLTHKEDFSSGSKAAARGGVTTFFDMPNTIPNTITKESLEEKKNMMIGKSYVDYGFHFGGSKADNTEDIKQIIDKAASTKIFFNASTGNMLVEDDKILYKLFEASKIVTVHAEDKMVDKAINIAKQTNTPLYLCHLSLESEINSLKKAKDSGMIIYGEATPHHLFLNTEDVNKNEKNKMLLRMKPELREKSDNKALWNAILDGTIDTIGTDHAPHLLIEKLEKLTYGIPSIEHSLELMFKKVKDATIDIKLLTKIMSENAAKIFGIKDKGLLEEGFDADFVIVDLNDDSLIEEKDIITKASWSPYVGFKRGAKVITTIVRGNVVYNNGKFYEGFGKEVF encoded by the coding sequence ATGATAATAAAGAATGCAAAAATAGAAAACAATATAGTGTCAATCATTATAGAAAATGAAAAGATAAAAAAAATAGATTTTGATAATAATTTTGAAATCTATAAAGACAGTAATATAGTAGATGCTAATTATAATTATGTTTTATGCGGTATAATAGACCCTCATGCTCATATGCGAGACCCGGGGCTTACACATAAAGAGGATTTTTCTTCAGGAAGCAAAGCTGCAGCAAGAGGAGGCGTTACAACATTTTTTGATATGCCTAACACTATTCCAAACACTATAACAAAAGAAAGCTTAGAAGAAAAAAAGAATATGATGATTGGCAAGTCTTATGTTGATTATGGTTTTCATTTTGGAGGAAGTAAGGCTGACAACACCGAAGACATAAAACAAATTATAGATAAAGCAGCCTCTACAAAAATTTTCTTTAATGCTTCTACTGGAAATATGCTTGTTGAAGATGATAAAATTTTGTATAAATTATTTGAAGCTTCAAAAATTGTTACAGTACATGCAGAAGACAAAATGGTTGATAAGGCAATAAATATAGCAAAACAAACAAATACTCCATTATATTTATGTCATTTATCATTAGAAAGCGAAATTAATTCTCTTAAAAAAGCAAAAGATTCTGGTATGATAATTTACGGCGAAGCTACCCCACATCATTTATTTTTGAATACTGAAGATGTTAATAAAAATGAAAAAAACAAAATGCTTCTTAGAATGAAACCAGAGCTTAGAGAGAAATCAGACAATAAAGCATTATGGAATGCAATATTAGACGGCACAATAGACACTATAGGAACAGACCATGCACCGCATTTGTTAATCGAAAAATTAGAGAAACTTACCTACGGCATACCTTCTATAGAGCATTCATTGGAATTGATGTTTAAAAAAGTAAAAGATGCTACTATAGATATAAAACTACTAACAAAAATTATGAGTGAAAATGCTGCGAAAATATTTGGCATAAAAGACAAAGGCTTATTAGAAGAAGGATTTGATGCTGATTTTGTAATAGTAGATTTGAATGATGATTCTCTTATAGAAGAGAAAGATATAATTACAAAAGCCTCTTGGTCGCCTTATGTAGGTTTTAAAAGAGGGGCTAAGGTTATAACTACTATAGTGAGAGGCAATGTAGTTTACAATAATGGCAAGTTTTATGAAGGTTTTGGCAAAGAAGTTTTTTAA
- a CDS encoding BCCT family transporter, producing the protein MKENKLRLLAFIPAAIVLITVVISSILIPKSFIGVSTKINDFILDKFSGILSLTAFLSLISCFIAYFSKIGNIRIGGENAKPMFSRLKSFYITLCTTIAAGIVFWGTVEPSYHLAYPPASLNIEPFSKEAIKFTIETMFMHWTFNPYAIYTLPTIVFALVYFNMKKPFSVLSQFSFSKIENKDWLFQIVDAICLLSLSAGIISSFMTVTINIGGAVSSITKIKSGELLWAAILIIMFLFFTLSSISGLAKGINLLSNFNMIIYFIILAFVILFGPFSYSLNASIESFGGYLSNFFDRSLMTGTIFEDPWSKSWTTFYWSNWIAWAPISACFLGRLAYGHRVKDVILYTFIYPSIFSIVWITFFSGYSIYLQINNEIDAIGLINSGNIDLIPYIVLNHLPLGNILVPFFLIIVFISFVTSANSMTNVMAALSSTGITPDNQEAKMSYKLFWGISITIITYVMLKYTNIDGIKMFSNLGGFPAMFFQIFTFINLMIIIANKHKDKYKDIF; encoded by the coding sequence ATGAAAGAAAATAAGTTAAGATTATTAGCTTTTATCCCAGCTGCTATCGTTCTTATAACTGTAGTAATATCATCAATATTGATTCCAAAATCTTTTATTGGTGTATCTACTAAGATAAATGATTTTATTTTGGATAAATTTAGCGGTATATTAAGTTTAACAGCATTTTTAAGCTTAATATCATGTTTCATCGCATATTTTTCTAAAATAGGTAATATAAGAATAGGCGGGGAAAATGCCAAACCTATGTTTTCGCGGCTTAAAAGTTTTTACATTACATTATGTACAACAATAGCTGCAGGTATAGTATTTTGGGGGACGGTTGAGCCTAGTTATCATTTAGCTTATCCGCCTGCATCTTTAAATATAGAGCCTTTCTCCAAAGAAGCTATTAAATTTACTATAGAAACTATGTTTATGCATTGGACATTTAATCCATATGCTATATATACTTTGCCTACAATAGTATTTGCATTAGTATATTTCAATATGAAAAAACCTTTCTCTGTATTGAGTCAATTTTCTTTTTCTAAAATAGAAAATAAAGACTGGTTATTTCAAATTGTAGATGCTATATGTTTATTGTCATTATCTGCTGGTATTATATCATCATTTATGACTGTTACAATTAATATAGGCGGGGCGGTTTCATCTATAACAAAAATTAAAAGCGGTGAATTATTATGGGCTGCTATATTGATAATTATGTTTTTATTCTTTACATTATCTTCTATAAGCGGTCTTGCCAAAGGTATAAATTTATTATCTAATTTTAATATGATAATATATTTTATAATATTGGCATTTGTAATATTATTCGGTCCATTTAGTTATTCTTTAAATGCATCGATAGAATCTTTTGGAGGATATTTAAGCAACTTTTTTGATAGGAGTTTAATGACTGGTACAATATTTGAAGACCCATGGTCAAAATCGTGGACTACTTTTTATTGGTCGAATTGGATTGCATGGGCACCTATATCAGCATGCTTCTTAGGAAGATTAGCTTATGGGCATAGGGTTAAAGATGTTATACTTTACACATTTATATATCCTTCAATATTTTCTATTGTGTGGATAACTTTTTTCAGCGGATATTCTATATATTTGCAGATTAATAATGAAATAGATGCTATAGGTTTAATAAATAGCGGAAACATTGATTTAATTCCATATATCGTATTAAATCATTTGCCTCTTGGAAATATTTTAGTTCCATTTTTTCTTATTATAGTTTTTATAAGCTTTGTTACTTCAGCAAATTCAATGACGAATGTTATGGCTGCTTTATCTTCTACTGGGATCACTCCCGATAATCAAGAAGCAAAGATGTCTTATAAATTATTTTGGGGTATATCTATAACTATTATAACATATGTTATGTTGAAATATACTAATATAGATGGTATAAAAATGTTTTCTAATTTGGGCGGTTTTCCTGCTATGTTTTTTCAAATATTTACTTTTATTAATTTAATGATTATTATAGCTAATAAACATAAAGATAAATATAAAGATATTTTTTAG